A single genomic interval of uncultured Sunxiuqinia sp. harbors:
- a CDS encoding carboxylesterase family protein: protein MKNRFGLIAIIIVFIMNSCLTLPLEQVKVEQGIVEGTIEDGLRVFKGVPFAAPPVGDLRWKAPQPAEKWEGVKETKEFGPSPMQWGNPPAGKSEDCLYLNIWTPAMTAEEKLPVLVWIYGGGFSGGATSYYDGTILAKEGVILVSVAYRVNQFGFLAHPELSAESPNHVSGNYGILDQIAGLQWIQDNIAAFGGDPSKVTIFGESAGGISVSMLCASPLTKGLFSGAISQSGGSFGPTRPTTFPGENMKTLEKAEADGLEYMQKAGVSSLAELRALDAEEVPSGFGMAGGWPIVDGYVIPDDQYKLYEEGKYNDVPVLIGYNSDEGASFSRERTPEEYYAGVRARYGKFADKLIEAYPAGENTVPKTARDLARDAAFGWQTWSWARLQSETGKSDVYLYYFDQHPDYPEDSPRYGYGSPHGQDVAFVFGLKPEDKHENESDLALSEVMVDYWTNFAKYGNPNGEGVPEWPVFSNENPDVMYLKGATPFVGEVPSAASLEVLNEYFEWRRSPEGKEWVNSLE, encoded by the coding sequence CACCTCCGGTAGGTGATTTGCGCTGGAAAGCACCGCAACCTGCTGAAAAGTGGGAAGGAGTAAAAGAAACTAAAGAATTTGGGCCATCTCCCATGCAGTGGGGTAATCCTCCGGCAGGGAAAAGCGAAGACTGTCTGTACCTGAACATCTGGACTCCGGCAATGACGGCTGAAGAAAAACTACCCGTGTTGGTATGGATTTACGGTGGCGGTTTTAGTGGCGGAGCAACTTCGTATTACGATGGAACCATACTGGCAAAAGAGGGAGTAATTTTGGTAAGTGTTGCTTACCGTGTAAATCAGTTTGGCTTTTTGGCGCACCCTGAACTGAGTGCTGAAAGCCCGAATCATGTTTCGGGAAACTACGGAATTCTTGATCAGATTGCTGGTTTACAATGGATACAGGATAACATTGCCGCTTTTGGTGGCGATCCTTCCAAAGTTACCATCTTTGGCGAATCGGCTGGAGGTATTTCAGTAAGTATGTTGTGTGCTTCGCCTTTGACAAAAGGCCTTTTTAGCGGTGCTATTTCGCAAAGTGGAGGTTCGTTTGGACCAACCCGTCCTACAACTTTTCCGGGCGAAAATATGAAAACACTGGAAAAGGCAGAAGCCGATGGCTTGGAATACATGCAAAAAGCAGGTGTTTCCAGTCTGGCTGAACTCCGCGCTTTAGATGCCGAAGAGGTGCCAAGTGGTTTTGGTATGGCCGGAGGATGGCCAATTGTTGATGGTTATGTAATTCCTGACGATCAGTATAAACTTTACGAAGAGGGAAAATACAACGATGTGCCTGTGCTAATTGGTTACAATTCGGATGAGGGAGCAAGTTTCTCGCGCGAGAGAACACCCGAAGAATATTATGCGGGGGTAAGAGCGCGCTACGGAAAATTTGCTGACAAGCTGATTGAAGCTTACCCTGCAGGAGAAAACACGGTTCCCAAAACTGCACGCGACCTGGCTCGCGATGCCGCTTTTGGCTGGCAAACCTGGAGTTGGGCACGTTTGCAATCGGAAACCGGAAAATCGGATGTTTACTTGTATTATTTCGATCAGCACCCCGATTATCCGGAAGATTCACCTCGATACGGATATGGTTCGCCACACGGACAGGATGTAGCTTTTGTTTTTGGACTGAAGCCCGAAGATAAACATGAGAATGAGTCGGATCTGGCACTTTCGGAAGTAATGGTTGACTACTGGACCAACTTTGCAAAATATGGTAATCCAAATGGAGAAGGAGTTCCTGAATGGCCGGTTTTCAGTAACGAAAATCCCGATGTGATGTACTTAAAAGGGGCAACACCTTTTGTGGGCGAGGTTCCAAGCGCAGCGTCGTTAGAGGTGCTTAACGAGTATTTCGAATGGCGACGTTCGCCCGAAGGCAAAGAATGGGTAAATAGCCTTGAATAA
- a CDS encoding glycoside hydrolase family 97 catalytic domain-containing protein — translation MNKINIISLFLIFSFFQLQAQNQGVSSPDGKLVVSVKINNGAPVYSVVLNSKIFIDESPLGIETNIGDFTQELTLSESVETNQIKDSYELRNIKQSKVDYTANGAVFSFLKNDKTVLDVVFQVSNNNIAFRYKVHPQKETRSCVVNSESTGFVFPEGTTTFLCPQMKPMTGFARTAPSYETDYTLDDEMGKNGWGFGYTFPCLFKVKDAGWVLISETGVDSRYCASRLVGNEDKSYSIAYPLQEENNGNGTNTAGIPLPGFTPWRTITVGETLAPIVKTTIPFDVVEPLYEASQEYKYGSGSWSWIIKMDGATTFDVQKEYIDFSAAMGFETVLVDALWDTQIGRDKIEELAKYAASKDVALYLWYNSNGYWNDAPQGPRGIMDNTIIRRKEMAWMKSIGIRGIKVDFFGGDKQLTLKLYEDILYDANDYGLLVVFHGCTLPRGWERMFPNFASAEAVRASENLHFGQHSCDIEALNACLHPFIRNAVGSMDFGGSALNEFYNANNTQGRGTKRMTSDVYALATAVLFQSAVQHFALAPNNLTDAPEWAINFLKEVPTIWDEVRFIDGYPGKYVVLARRHGDTWYVAGINAQKETMELTIKLPMIAAGSNYRIYTDDAGLNGKLETERLAKSQEIKISIPGNGGLLIVNN, via the coding sequence ATGAATAAAATAAACATTATTTCGCTGTTTTTGATTTTTAGTTTTTTTCAATTACAAGCACAAAATCAGGGGGTCTCAAGTCCTGACGGGAAACTAGTCGTTTCAGTGAAAATTAATAACGGAGCACCTGTTTACAGCGTTGTGTTAAACAGTAAAATCTTTATCGATGAATCTCCACTTGGAATAGAAACCAATATTGGTGATTTTACACAAGAACTTACCCTTTCCGAATCTGTTGAAACAAATCAAATAAAAGATTCTTACGAACTCCGAAACATAAAACAAAGCAAGGTAGATTACACGGCTAACGGAGCTGTTTTTTCATTTCTGAAAAATGATAAAACAGTTTTAGATGTTGTCTTTCAGGTAAGCAATAACAATATTGCTTTTCGCTATAAAGTGCATCCGCAAAAAGAAACCCGGAGTTGTGTGGTAAACAGCGAATCAACAGGTTTTGTATTTCCCGAAGGAACAACAACCTTTTTGTGCCCGCAAATGAAACCTATGACAGGTTTTGCACGCACTGCTCCCAGCTACGAAACCGATTATACGCTTGACGACGAAATGGGAAAAAACGGATGGGGATTTGGATACACTTTTCCCTGTTTGTTTAAAGTGAAGGATGCGGGTTGGGTACTGATTTCGGAAACAGGAGTTGACAGCCGTTATTGTGCCAGTCGCCTGGTCGGCAATGAAGACAAAAGCTACTCAATTGCATACCCTTTACAAGAAGAAAACAACGGAAACGGCACAAACACGGCCGGTATTCCTTTGCCAGGATTTACTCCCTGGCGAACCATTACCGTTGGCGAAACACTGGCTCCAATTGTAAAAACTACTATCCCCTTCGATGTTGTGGAGCCACTTTATGAGGCCTCGCAAGAATATAAATACGGAAGTGGTAGTTGGAGTTGGATCATAAAAATGGATGGTGCAACAACTTTTGATGTTCAAAAAGAATACATTGATTTTAGCGCTGCAATGGGATTTGAAACCGTTTTGGTAGATGCCTTGTGGGATACGCAAATTGGCCGCGACAAGATTGAAGAGTTGGCGAAATATGCTGCCTCAAAAGATGTTGCCTTGTATTTGTGGTACAATTCCAACGGTTACTGGAACGATGCTCCACAAGGGCCACGCGGAATTATGGATAATACCATTATCCGGCGCAAAGAAATGGCCTGGATGAAAAGCATAGGAATCCGCGGGATAAAAGTTGATTTTTTTGGCGGCGACAAACAGCTTACCCTCAAATTATACGAAGACATTTTGTATGATGCCAACGATTATGGCCTGTTGGTTGTTTTTCACGGTTGTACCTTGCCACGTGGCTGGGAACGCATGTTCCCAAACTTTGCCTCTGCCGAAGCAGTGCGTGCCAGCGAAAATCTACATTTCGGACAGCACAGTTGCGACATCGAAGCTTTAAATGCTTGTTTGCATCCTTTCATCCGCAATGCCGTTGGCAGCATGGATTTTGGCGGAAGTGCCCTAAACGAGTTTTACAATGCCAACAATACGCAGGGAAGAGGAACAAAACGAATGACTTCGGATGTTTATGCTTTGGCAACAGCCGTATTGTTTCAAAGTGCAGTACAACATTTTGCACTGGCGCCCAACAATCTTACAGATGCCCCTGAATGGGCCATCAATTTTTTGAAAGAAGTACCAACTATATGGGACGAAGTGCGTTTTATCGACGGTTACCCCGGAAAATATGTGGTGTTGGCGCGCAGACATGGCGATACCTGGTATGTGGCTGGTATTAATGCACAGAAAGAAACCATGGAATTAACGATAAAACTGCCAATGATAGCTGCCGGAAGCAACTATCGAATATATACCGACGATGCAGGTTTGAATGGAAAACTTGAAACTGAACGATTAGCTAAAAGTCAGGAAATAAAGATTTCGATTCCTGGTAACGGCGGACTACTGATCGTGAATAATTAA